A single genomic interval of Psychroserpens sp. NJDZ02 harbors:
- a CDS encoding SH3 domain-containing protein translates to MMKIFVFSLLTLLFISCDKVDDFSGIWFSEKNQVYMDIDLNNSKYSTLKFETHGRVFDWKLDHKINKESIDFYLNKKTTQNDFWYFYPEYDGPITNGILLSLTQIFPERKIKKQFDFSNLLVLSLKYDNNKLIVDWKLNKTASNGYSNFVINPFEYENTLDRLNPEEILSLDFIEADPLKKSKTEQLTKSEIQQKIEVKKKTSDTPKTFLYVTAENGLLIRESPEGEIVGKFIYGEKVEILEVTNTEKTIIDNDKEIKGKWVKVKFNNDDTYVFDGFLGEPYDLTNLPKKIIGFPVEFIESRGKAVLKPKNYKVFNEKLVKINNLNIEAKTEVEVLRQTKFKREEKTNQDYCDWSNYVEIVYNNHNYILFGENVLLITREENIKLQEKTIIITFVKNYIQESTDEDGLTFCDGHGDFTNIMIKENNVFFVIKDKNSNATFGVMNSDGVGESIGNFTVVNNTINAHIEQSFQEGTGSYDVKLFYDNGWKYKESNLLRKYQ, encoded by the coding sequence ATGATGAAAATATTTGTCTTTTCACTATTAACACTACTATTTATATCATGTGATAAAGTTGATGACTTTTCAGGCATTTGGTTCTCAGAAAAGAATCAAGTTTATATGGACATTGACCTTAACAACAGTAAATATTCTACATTAAAATTTGAAACTCACGGAAGAGTTTTTGATTGGAAACTGGACCACAAAATAAATAAGGAAAGTATTGATTTTTACTTAAATAAAAAAACGACACAAAATGATTTTTGGTATTTTTATCCTGAATATGACGGTCCAATAACAAATGGGATATTATTAAGCCTCACACAGATTTTCCCTGAAAGAAAAATCAAAAAACAATTCGATTTTTCTAATCTTTTAGTTCTTTCTTTAAAATACGACAACAATAAACTAATAGTAGACTGGAAGTTAAATAAAACAGCTTCTAATGGTTATAGCAATTTTGTAATAAACCCCTTTGAATACGAAAACACACTAGATAGATTAAACCCTGAAGAGATTTTATCGCTAGACTTTATTGAAGCTGACCCATTAAAAAAATCAAAAACAGAACAACTAACAAAATCAGAAATACAACAGAAAATAGAAGTAAAAAAAAAGACATCGGATACCCCTAAAACTTTTTTATATGTAACAGCCGAAAATGGCTTACTTATACGAGAATCTCCTGAAGGGGAAATCGTTGGGAAATTTATTTATGGCGAAAAAGTAGAAATTTTAGAGGTTACCAATACAGAAAAAACTATAATTGATAATGATAAAGAAATTAAAGGAAAATGGGTTAAGGTTAAATTTAATAACGATGATACTTATGTCTTTGATGGGTTTTTAGGTGAACCATATGATCTAACTAACCTACCAAAGAAAATAATAGGATTTCCTGTAGAATTTATTGAGTCAAGAGGAAAAGCTGTTCTTAAGCCAAAAAACTATAAAGTCTTTAATGAGAAACTAGTAAAAATTAACAACCTTAATATTGAAGCTAAAACGGAGGTAGAAGTCTTAAGACAAACAAAATTTAAAAGAGAAGAGAAAACAAATCAAGATTACTGTGATTGGTCTAATTATGTAGAAATAGTTTATAACAATCATAACTATATACTTTTTGGTGAAAATGTATTATTAATCACTCGTGAGGAAAATATAAAGTTACAAGAGAAAACCATTATTATAACTTTTGTTAAGAACTATATTCAAGAATCAACAGACGAAGATGGTTTGACATTTTGTGATGGACATGGTGATTTCACTAATATAATGATCAAAGAAAATAATGTTTTCTTTGTTATAAAAGACAAAAACAGCAACGCTACATTTGGGGTTATGAATAGTGATGGTGTTGGTGAATCTATTGGAAATTTTACAGTGGTAAATAACACAATTAACGCGCATATAGAGCAAAGCTTTCAAGAAGGAACAGGTAGTTATGATGTTAAATTATTTTATGATAATGGTTGGAAATATAAAGAATCAAATCTTTTGAGAAAATATCAATAA
- a CDS encoding Crp/Fnr family transcriptional regulator, which translates to MKKYLQTFDILTDQEIDLFVSKVRNKKLKKDAFFIKENRISKEVAFVVSGLFRSFYYSSSEEEVTYCFTFSNSFVSAYSSFLSQKKTIENIQALTDIELLTISREDILILEKSSTNWLRFFKLITEQEYIKMEKRVFLLQKESAEKKYKDLLINQPEYLQSIPLHFLSSYLGITQRHLSRIRKTITNETNVLFKK; encoded by the coding sequence ATGAAGAAATATCTACAAACATTTGATATTTTAACTGACCAGGAAATTGACCTTTTTGTAAGTAAAGTTCGGAATAAGAAATTGAAAAAGGATGCTTTTTTTATCAAAGAAAATCGAATATCCAAAGAAGTAGCATTTGTGGTTTCTGGTTTGTTTAGGTCGTTCTATTATTCGTCATCCGAAGAGGAAGTTACCTATTGTTTTACGTTTTCAAATTCTTTTGTTAGTGCTTACTCTTCGTTTTTATCTCAAAAAAAAACAATTGAAAATATTCAAGCATTAACAGATATAGAGTTATTAACTATATCAAGAGAAGACATTTTAATTTTAGAGAAATCAAGCACTAATTGGCTTAGATTTTTCAAATTAATTACTGAACAGGAATACATTAAAATGGAAAAAAGAGTTTTCTTATTGCAAAAAGAATCCGCAGAAAAAAAATACAAAGATTTACTAATAAATCAACCTGAATATTTACAATCAATTCCTTTACATTTTCTGTCTTCTTATTTAGGAATTACCCAAAGACATTTAAGCAGAATACGAAAAACGATTACGAATGAGACAAATGTCCTTTTTAAAAAGTAA
- a CDS encoding NAD(P)H-dependent oxidoreductase has translation MKQVLVINGHPDKESFNYALSEAYIKGINKTNSILSRINIADLEFNPNLQFGYRKRVELEPDLVKAIEKIKKADHIVWVFPMWWYGYPALMKGFIDRTFLPSITYQPIEGKALPEKLLKGKSARLIITADTPKWYDFLIMKSPTINQFKNGTLKFCGISPVKTTYIASIKNSTSTFREKWLTKVALLGKSVK, from the coding sequence ATGAAACAAGTATTAGTAATAAACGGACATCCTGACAAGGAGAGCTTTAATTACGCATTATCCGAAGCCTACATAAAAGGAATAAATAAAACAAATTCTATACTCTCTCGAATTAACATTGCAGACTTGGAATTTAATCCCAATCTGCAATTTGGTTACCGAAAACGGGTAGAATTGGAGCCTGATTTGGTTAAAGCCATCGAGAAAATAAAAAAGGCAGACCATATTGTTTGGGTATTTCCAATGTGGTGGTACGGTTATCCGGCACTAATGAAAGGTTTTATAGACAGAACATTCTTACCATCAATTACATATCAACCGATTGAGGGAAAAGCATTACCCGAAAAATTACTAAAAGGAAAATCAGCACGACTAATTATTACAGCAGACACGCCAAAATGGTATGATTTTCTAATAATGAAAAGCCCGACAATCAACCAATTTAAAAACGGAACATTAAAATTTTGCGGAATAAGTCCCGTAAAAACCACCTACATTGCTTCAATAAAAAATTCAACTTCGACTTTTAGAGAAAAGTGGTTGACAAAAGTAGCGTTGTTAGGTAAAAGTGTAAAATAA
- a CDS encoding CPBP family intramembrane glutamic endopeptidase, whose product MLEYRTKPLLSSILLIIIIIFFHKLPLHFFFTYGGFDEYHSESYDTIITNFISIILIFFLTKNTKVPFKLFSFEFNNLKYYLPLILFIIVFSGGFKDFLNFNFSSISFNLLFTYILKYFSSSFLEEFVFRGFILGIFILNFPKTRIGVFKSVALSGLIFGLMHIINLWTFEGQTIKGILNQVYATTCFGIMYGATYLKTRSILTLGILHFISNFFSMINELEFIALINNSVNITDKSLVNIIITEIFRIIIFGIPLVIGLFLIYNTDRDDLNKLIYEKQNVP is encoded by the coding sequence ATGTTAGAATATAGAACAAAGCCATTATTATCTTCAATATTATTAATCATAATAATAATATTCTTTCATAAATTACCATTACATTTTTTTTTTACTTATGGTGGTTTCGACGAATATCATTCAGAATCATATGATACAATCATAACTAATTTTATAAGCATTATTTTAATATTTTTTTTAACAAAAAATACAAAAGTACCTTTTAAATTATTTTCGTTCGAATTTAATAATCTTAAGTACTATTTACCCTTAATTTTATTTATTATAGTTTTCTCGGGTGGTTTTAAGGATTTTTTAAATTTTAATTTTTCATCTATAAGCTTTAATCTATTATTCACTTATATCTTAAAATATTTTAGCTCTTCTTTTCTAGAGGAATTTGTATTTAGAGGTTTTATATTAGGAATTTTTATACTAAATTTCCCTAAAACTAGAATAGGTGTTTTTAAAAGTGTTGCTCTTTCAGGTCTAATATTTGGTTTAATGCACATCATAAATTTATGGACATTTGAAGGACAAACGATTAAAGGAATATTAAATCAAGTTTATGCGACAACCTGTTTTGGGATTATGTATGGTGCCACCTATTTAAAAACAAGAAGTATTTTAACTCTTGGTATTCTTCACTTCATAAGTAACTTTTTCTCAATGATAAATGAACTTGAATTTATTGCTCTAATAAATAATTCAGTTAATATTACTGATAAAAGTCTTGTCAATATTATTATTACTGAAATATTCAGAATTATAATTTTTGGTATTCCACTAGTTATTGGCTTGTTTTTAATTTACAACACAGATAGAGATGATTTGAACAAATTGATTTATGAAAAACAAAACGTGCCATAA
- a CDS encoding cytochrome c oxidase assembly factor Coa1 family protein, which translates to MNNELIKQKSWWKNNWKWFITISGLVLISISVFISSGMGTISADLAKAYSDTELYENALEKVKSNQKVNDLLGQIEPIDKLAILEGTVHYTNENQTVNSTIRLKGTKGKAKMDISADRIHNEWNYTKIKVRIKNPPESKQTIEILKLE; encoded by the coding sequence ATGAATAATGAGCTGATTAAGCAGAAAAGTTGGTGGAAAAATAATTGGAAATGGTTTATTACCATTAGTGGATTAGTATTGATTAGTATATCGGTTTTTATTTCTTCTGGAATGGGAACAATTAGTGCTGATTTAGCTAAGGCCTATTCAGATACTGAACTTTATGAAAATGCGTTAGAAAAAGTAAAATCTAATCAAAAAGTTAATGATCTACTTGGTCAAATAGAACCGATTGACAAACTAGCCATTTTAGAAGGAACAGTGCATTATACCAATGAAAACCAAACGGTGAATTCAACCATCCGATTAAAAGGAACAAAAGGAAAAGCAAAAATGGATATTAGTGCTGACCGAATACATAATGAATGGAATTATACAAAAATAAAGGTCCGAATTAAAAATCCGCCAGAAAGCAAACAAACGATTGAAATACTAAAACTAGAATAA
- a CDS encoding phospholipase D family protein, with protein sequence MGMFYNGANCDIYIGKGAGKKLLNDIKNARTSVRIVSPYLSPFLITELIKLRKRNLEVELITSDNIEDFYGHYEKNIHKLIHQNRDIDYVAVEQREKWKVVSKVLTYIGLGLFAILIGVAYYLKDIKVAFGLIPLLVIFLVVKLYRNKIKNKRIYSYWYSQLFPFKVYMSPDQNKLSDTFIHSKIYLIDNQIAYLGSLNFTSSGTKHNYETRIRTEDPKAIKEIKEEMYRLMNHSHLPERDIQLWGKQLYKEPIN encoded by the coding sequence ATGGGAATGTTTTATAATGGTGCAAATTGTGATATTTATATTGGAAAAGGAGCCGGTAAAAAACTCTTAAACGATATAAAAAACGCACGTACCTCTGTTAGAATTGTTTCTCCGTATTTATCACCATTTTTAATCACCGAATTAATAAAATTACGAAAAAGAAATCTGGAGGTTGAATTAATAACAAGCGACAATATCGAAGATTTTTATGGCCATTATGAGAAAAATATACATAAACTAATACATCAAAATAGAGACATAGATTATGTGGCTGTAGAACAACGTGAAAAGTGGAAAGTTGTTTCTAAGGTATTGACTTATATTGGACTTGGTCTATTTGCAATCTTAATTGGTGTGGCCTATTACTTAAAAGACATAAAAGTTGCTTTTGGTTTAATACCGCTATTAGTTATTTTTTTGGTCGTTAAATTATACAGAAACAAGATTAAAAACAAACGCATCTACTCTTATTGGTATTCGCAGTTATTTCCTTTTAAAGTATATATGTCACCTGATCAAAATAAGTTAAGCGACACTTTTATACACAGTAAAATATACTTAATTGACAATCAAATCGCCTATTTAGGCTCATTAAATTTTACTTCGAGTGGAACAAAACATAATTACGAAACGAGAATAAGAACAGAAGACCCCAAAGCGATTAAAGAAATAAAAGAAGAAATGTATCGATTAATGAATCATTCGCATTTGCCTGAAAGAGATATTCAATTATGGGGAAAACAACTATATAAAGAGCCTATAAACTAA
- a CDS encoding DKNYY domain-containing protein gives MSKTKFYFTNNYSLFLIVLITMLSGCKKTPDQNQNLLAPKVLINTIAAQDTTSNTEIITDTRTNHTTQLISRIDSINKLLNWKKTNSVLWKSKNGDLAFKTIGGIQESITTVYIKKLSDGKPLAEVIDLTTFKHLGSAFYKDKNNIYTFYEMAGGGRVWILKDADVKTFRIIGECYAKDKNYIYGERAMTMNTVDYKTFKTCKSCGCYAKDINGYYYWGNKIEDINTITNKETLAIIEKLQ, from the coding sequence ATGTCTAAAACTAAATTTTATTTCACAAATAATTATAGTCTGTTTTTAATAGTATTAATAACAATGCTATCGGGTTGTAAGAAAACACCTGATCAGAATCAAAATTTACTAGCCCCTAAAGTATTGATTAACACAATAGCTGCACAAGATACAACCTCAAATACTGAAATTATTACAGATACCAGAACGAATCATACTACCCAGTTAATAAGTAGGATAGATAGTATAAACAAGCTTTTAAATTGGAAAAAAACTAATTCAGTGTTATGGAAATCTAAAAATGGTGATTTAGCTTTCAAAACCATTGGAGGCATTCAAGAATCTATTACAACCGTTTATATCAAAAAGCTATCAGATGGAAAACCATTAGCAGAAGTTATTGACTTAACTACTTTTAAGCATCTAGGCAGTGCTTTTTATAAAGACAAAAATAATATTTATACATTTTATGAAATGGCTGGCGGAGGACGCGTTTGGATACTAAAGGATGCAGATGTAAAAACGTTTAGAATTATTGGTGAATGCTATGCTAAAGACAAAAATTATATTTACGGAGAAAGAGCTATGACAATGAATACTGTAGATTATAAAACATTTAAAACCTGTAAAAGTTGTGGCTGTTATGCAAAGGATATAAATGGCTATTATTATTGGGGTAATAAAATAGAGGATATAAATACTATTACCAATAAAGAAACTTTAGCAATTATTGAAAAATTACAGTGA
- a CDS encoding DUF3995 domain-containing protein produces the protein MIPLIFLLIAIGEFKYIGFFKSIKKTDFGKLDTKLLSPLCLIIAIFGIVIQLVK, from the coding sequence ATTATACCACTAATATTCCTGTTAATAGCAATTGGCGAATTTAAATATATCGGATTTTTTAAAAGTATAAAGAAAACTGATTTCGGCAAGTTAGACACCAAACTATTATCGCCCCTGTGTTTGATAATTGCAATATTTGGAATAGTGATCCAGCTTGTAAAATAA
- a CDS encoding polysaccharide lyase family 7 protein produces MKPFLKKTKQIILPLLLLMFIINSCSTDEITTVEEPTGKTENTGSMLRTTVSASSSVIIQAENYDNMSGVQTENTQDSGGGQNVGWIDTDDYLEYDLNVSTSGSYKIEFRVASRTNTSKFNFFQDGTKLSNVNKASTGGWQNWVTTAKTVTLSSGNSTLKLLATGSGWNINWIKITPVDVDSGGGGTGSLDPNKAPSENFDLSTWKITLSSGSEKSVSELNNGYELSNQFYTGSDGGMVFKNYPLGSGTTTNSTYSRVEFREMLRGTNTSISTSGINGNNWVFSSSNSTNENKAGGVDGILEGTLKVNRVTTTSGSTSQVGRIIIGQIHASGDEPLRLYYHKQPGHSKGAIYFAHEPNGGDEVFENMIGNYVTETGDSAGDYTGAGSPSNGIALNETFSYKVQVNGNTLSVTLYNSGGSTIASTTYNMSNSNFANDWMYFKAGLYSGNKTVSSSSDYEQVTFYSLSKSHN; encoded by the coding sequence ATGAAACCATTTTTAAAAAAAACCAAGCAAATTATTTTGCCATTATTACTATTGATGTTTATCATTAATAGTTGTTCTACAGATGAAATAACGACTGTAGAAGAGCCCACAGGTAAAACTGAAAATACTGGAAGTATGCTAAGAACTACCGTTTCAGCGAGTTCTTCAGTTATAATACAAGCTGAAAATTATGATAATATGAGTGGGGTACAAACCGAAAATACACAAGACTCAGGAGGAGGACAAAATGTAGGTTGGATTGATACTGACGATTATCTAGAATATGATTTAAATGTATCTACATCTGGTAGTTATAAAATCGAATTCAGAGTAGCATCTCGTACCAATACGTCTAAATTCAATTTTTTCCAAGATGGTACAAAACTATCCAATGTTAATAAGGCGTCTACTGGTGGATGGCAAAATTGGGTAACGACTGCAAAAACTGTAACTTTAAGTTCGGGGAACAGTACACTTAAATTATTAGCCACCGGAAGTGGATGGAATATTAATTGGATAAAAATTACACCAGTTGATGTTGATTCGGGTGGCGGAGGAACAGGATCCTTAGATCCAAATAAAGCACCTTCTGAAAATTTCGATTTATCGACTTGGAAAATCACTTTATCTTCGGGATCGGAGAAAAGTGTATCAGAACTTAATAACGGTTATGAACTTAGCAACCAGTTTTATACTGGAAGTGATGGAGGAATGGTGTTTAAAAACTATCCATTAGGATCAGGAACGACTACAAATTCGACGTATTCTAGAGTCGAATTTAGAGAAATGTTGCGTGGTACTAATACTAGTATTTCTACTTCAGGTATAAATGGAAATAACTGGGTCTTTAGCTCTTCAAATTCTACAAATGAAAATAAAGCTGGTGGAGTAGATGGGATTTTAGAAGGTACTTTAAAAGTTAATAGAGTAACAACAACTTCAGGAAGTACATCTCAGGTAGGTAGAATTATTATTGGACAAATACATGCTAGTGGTGATGAACCATTACGTTTATATTATCACAAACAACCAGGACATAGTAAAGGTGCAATTTACTTTGCACATGAACCAAACGGAGGAGACGAAGTGTTTGAAAACATGATTGGAAATTATGTTACAGAAACGGGTGATAGTGCTGGAGACTATACTGGCGCAGGAAGTCCTTCTAATGGTATTGCACTTAACGAAACATTTTCTTATAAAGTTCAAGTTAACGGTAATACACTTTCTGTAACGTTATATAATTCTGGAGGGAGTACTATTGCATCAACAACTTACAATATGAGTAATAGTAATTTTGCTAACGATTGGATGTATTTTAAAGCAGGCTTATATTCTGGTAACAAAACAGTATCTAGTAGTTCGGATTATGAACAAGTGACGTTTTATAGTTTAAGTAAATCTCACAACTAG
- a CDS encoding endonuclease MutS2, with the protein MINIHEKTLQDLEFSTVLEQVSEYCVTALGNQEALNILPFRDKDTLLNALQLTNEYLSSYYNDNRIPNHGFDTITKELQLLKIENTYLETHSLKKLVSISLTANEIVKFLKKFETYYPSLHQHSLQIEVTTAIIEKVDSVVDRFGDVKDNASALLQQLRQEINKLKGKINSSFTSALNQYHNLEYLDDIRESVVDNKRVLAVKAMYRRKVKGAIMGGSKTGSIVYIEPETTLQHTRELNNLEYEQSEEVVRILKEVTNFLRQYLPLLHLYQAFLTEIDVISAKAKYAKSMNAILPEISEKRELYLRDAYHPILYLNNLEKKEKTFPQTIGLNEDSRIIVISGPNAGGKSITLKTVGLLQVMLQSGLLIPVHERSKAFLFDRILSDIGDNQSIENHLSTYSYRLKQMNYFLKKINKNTLFLIDEFGTGSDPELGGALAETFLEEFYARNAYGIITTHYANLKMLANEKEEMINANMMFDERTLEPMYKLALGQAGSSFTFEVAQKNGIPYSLINRSKKKIERSKVRFDATIAKLQKQRAKLEKTSESLKVNEKKKQTEADKLEEINAKVQKKLENYQELYDSNQRLIYLGQKMNDISEKFFNDRKKKELMAELFRLVQIENSKRKKVTAKVAKAEKAKETQIKQEAEKTVEVIRKKKKEAKEKEKNKPVAPKPTLRLGDRVRMNDGRAVGTIDKFEKNKAIVNYGMFTTNVNIDALELVEAIKKK; encoded by the coding sequence ATGATTAACATTCACGAAAAAACATTACAAGACTTAGAGTTTTCAACCGTATTAGAGCAAGTTAGCGAATATTGCGTGACTGCTTTGGGTAATCAAGAAGCACTAAATATACTACCATTTAGAGACAAAGACACCCTACTTAATGCGTTACAATTAACTAACGAATATTTATCATCTTACTATAATGATAATCGTATCCCAAACCATGGTTTTGATACGATTACTAAAGAATTACAGCTTTTAAAAATTGAAAACACTTATTTAGAAACGCATAGTCTTAAAAAACTAGTGTCTATCTCATTAACAGCGAATGAGATTGTTAAATTTTTAAAGAAATTTGAAACGTATTATCCAAGCTTACATCAACATAGCTTACAAATAGAAGTAACTACAGCTATTATTGAAAAAGTGGATAGCGTTGTGGATCGTTTTGGTGATGTTAAAGACAATGCCTCTGCTCTACTACAACAATTACGACAAGAAATTAATAAGTTGAAAGGTAAGATTAACTCTAGCTTTACCTCTGCTCTAAACCAATACCATAATTTAGAATATCTAGATGATATTAGAGAATCTGTAGTCGATAACAAACGTGTTCTAGCTGTTAAAGCCATGTACAGACGTAAAGTTAAAGGCGCTATTATGGGAGGAAGTAAAACAGGAAGTATTGTGTATATCGAGCCTGAAACAACATTACAACACACTAGAGAACTTAATAATTTAGAATACGAACAAAGCGAAGAGGTGGTTAGAATTTTAAAGGAAGTGACCAATTTCTTGCGTCAATACCTACCTTTATTACATTTATACCAAGCTTTTTTAACCGAGATTGATGTGATTTCCGCGAAAGCGAAATACGCAAAATCGATGAATGCTATATTACCAGAAATCTCTGAGAAACGAGAATTATACCTTCGTGATGCCTACCATCCTATACTCTATCTAAATAATTTAGAGAAAAAAGAAAAAACATTTCCGCAAACTATTGGCCTTAATGAAGACAGTCGTATAATCGTGATTTCTGGACCAAATGCTGGTGGTAAATCTATTACTTTAAAAACCGTTGGTTTATTGCAAGTGATGTTACAGTCTGGACTATTAATTCCAGTGCACGAACGTAGTAAAGCCTTTTTATTTGATCGTATTCTTAGTGATATTGGAGACAATCAGTCTATAGAAAATCATTTAAGCACATACAGTTACCGATTAAAACAGATGAATTATTTCTTGAAGAAAATTAACAAGAATACGCTGTTTTTAATTGACGAATTTGGTACTGGTTCTGATCCGGAATTAGGAGGTGCTTTAGCAGAAACTTTTTTAGAAGAGTTTTATGCTCGAAACGCCTACGGAATCATTACCACCCATTATGCTAACTTAAAAATGTTGGCTAACGAAAAAGAGGAAATGATTAACGCCAACATGATGTTTGACGAGCGTACTTTAGAACCCATGTATAAACTAGCTTTAGGTCAAGCTGGTAGTAGTTTTACATTTGAAGTTGCTCAGAAAAACGGAATTCCATATAGCTTAATTAACCGTTCTAAAAAGAAGATTGAGCGCAGTAAAGTTCGTTTTGATGCAACGATAGCTAAACTTCAAAAACAACGTGCTAAGCTCGAAAAAACAAGCGAGTCTTTAAAAGTAAACGAAAAGAAAAAACAAACCGAAGCGGATAAATTAGAAGAGATTAATGCTAAGGTTCAGAAAAAATTAGAAAACTACCAGGAATTATACGATAGTAACCAGCGTTTGATTTATTTAGGTCAAAAGATGAATGATATTTCTGAGAAGTTTTTTAATGATAGAAAGAAAAAAGAATTGATGGCGGAATTATTCCGATTGGTTCAAATTGAAAATTCTAAACGTAAAAAAGTAACTGCAAAAGTTGCTAAAGCTGAAAAAGCAAAAGAAACTCAGATTAAACAAGAAGCTGAAAAAACAGTGGAAGTCATCCGTAAAAAGAAAAAAGAAGCCAAAGAGAAAGAAAAAAACAAACCTGTTGCTCCAAAACCAACTTTAAGGCTTGGTGACAGAGTCCGTATGAATGATGGTCGTGCAGTGGGGACTATTGATAAGTTTGAAAAGAATAAAGCTATTGTCAATTACGGTATGTTTACCACCAATGTAAATATTGATGCATTAGAGTTAGTTGAAGCCATTAAGAAAAAATAA
- a CDS encoding GIY-YIG nuclease family protein, with the protein MKLSYVYILKCSDNTYYTGVTSNLNNRLIEHKYGKYSESYTYSRRPITLEFYAEFTDINIAISTEKQIKKWSKSKKLALINNEFEKLANLARKTFD; encoded by the coding sequence ATGAAATTGTCTTACGTGTACATATTAAAATGTTCTGATAATACCTATTACACAGGTGTTACTTCAAATTTAAATAATAGATTAATTGAACATAAATATGGCAAATACTCAGAAAGTTACACATATTCAAGAAGACCTATTACATTAGAGTTTTATGCAGAATTTACTGATATTAACATTGCCATTTCTACCGAAAAACAAATAAAAAAATGGTCTAAATCCAAGAAATTAGCTCTGATAAATAATGAGTTTGAAAAACTTGCAAATTTGGCTAGGAAGACTTTTGATTGA
- a CDS encoding DUF962 domain-containing protein, which translates to MKTLQQWFDSYAVSHQNPTNIAIHYICVPAIFFSVVGLFMSIPTGFLSSFLPHPIVANWAFVVLVIILVLFYFRLSVKVGLQMLLFSAFCLVFNYYISQYLPILYFSIILFVVAWIGQFYGHKVEGQKPSFIDDLQFLLVGPAWVIYKLFGK; encoded by the coding sequence ATGAAAACTTTACAACAATGGTTTGATAGTTATGCTGTAAGTCATCAAAATCCGACCAATATAGCCATACATTACATTTGTGTACCAGCTATCTTTTTTAGTGTCGTTGGCTTGTTTATGTCCATACCAACAGGTTTTTTAAGTTCTTTTTTGCCACATCCCATAGTGGCTAATTGGGCGTTTGTAGTTTTGGTGATTATCCTAGTATTATTCTATTTTAGGCTATCAGTAAAGGTTGGGCTACAAATGTTGTTGTTTTCAGCATTTTGTTTGGTATTCAATTATTACATTTCTCAATATCTCCCGATATTATATTTTTCAATAATTTTGTTTGTCGTGGCTTGGATTGGACAGTTTTATGGTCATAAAGTAGAAGGTCAAAAACCTAGTTTTATTGACGATTTACAATTCTTATTGGTGGGGCCAGCTTGGGTTATTTATAAGCTTTTTGGAAAATAG
- a CDS encoding thiol-disulfide oxidoreductase DCC family protein produces the protein MIQLPSNKYLIIFDGVCNLCNSSVLYVIKHDKNNKFMFAPLQSNMGQQIIAKYNLDTSKTDSILLYSPNKGLKVKSTAALHIAKHLGFPNNMLSIFLIVPTFIRNLVYDFIAKNRYKWYGKKEACMIPTPELKAKFLE, from the coding sequence ATGATACAGTTACCAAGCAATAAATATTTAATCATTTTTGATGGTGTATGCAACCTTTGCAATAGTTCCGTGCTTTATGTTATCAAACATGATAAAAATAATAAGTTTATGTTTGCACCTTTACAAAGTAACATGGGACAACAAATTATAGCTAAATATAACTTAGATACGTCCAAAACAGATTCGATATTATTGTATTCCCCAAACAAAGGATTAAAAGTAAAATCGACAGCAGCATTACATATTGCAAAACACTTAGGATTTCCAAATAACATGTTGTCTATCTTTTTAATTGTACCAACTTTTATACGTAATTTGGTCTATGATTTTATTGCCAAAAATAGATATAAATGGTACGGTAAAAAAGAGGCTTGCATGATTCCTACTCCCGAACTAAAAGCAAAATTTTTAGAGTAA